CGTCGGGGCCTTCGTGGCCCTCACCAAACCCCGGATCATCGAACTGCTGCTGATCTCCACGGTCCCGGTGATGTTCCTGGCCCAGGGCGGGGTGCCCAACCTGTGGCGGGTGCTCGCGGTGGTGGTCGGCGGCTACCTGTCGGCGGGCGGCGCCAACGCGCTCAACATGTACATCGACCGCGACATCGACGCGGTGATGTCGCGCACCGAGCGGCGCCCGATCGTCACCGGCATGGTCTCCCCGCGCGAGGCGCTGGTCTTCGGCGTCGTGCTGGCCGCGGTTTCCACCCTCTGGCTCGGCCTGCTGGTCAACTGGCTCTCCTCGGCGCTCGCCCTGGGCGCCCTGCTGTTCTACGTGTTCGTCTACACCCTGGGCCTCAAGCGGCGCACCTCGCAGAACGTGGTCTGGGGCGGCATCGCCGGCTGCATGCCGGTGCTGGTCGGCTGGTCCTCGGTGACCGACTCGCTGTCCTGGGCGGCCGTGGTGCTGTTCCTGGTGGTGTTCTTCTGGACGCCGCCGCACACCTGGGTGCTGATGATGAAGGTCCGCGACGACTACGCCAAGGCCGGCGTGCCGATGCTGCCGGTGATCCGCGGCAACATCGGCGTCGCCAGGCAGGTCGTCGCCTACTCCTGGGTGATGGTGGCGACTTCGCTGCTGCTGTGGCCCGCCGCGCACACCAGCTGGCTGTACCCGGCCACCGCCGCCGTCCTCGGCGCGCTGTGGATGAAGGAGGCCTACGCCCTCCAGTCGCGCGCGAAGGCCGGCATCGTGGGCGCCAAGCTCAAGGAGATGCGGCTGTTCCACTGGTCGATCACCTACCTGACCCTGTTGTTCCTGGTCGTGGCGGTCGACCCCTTCGTGGGCTGACGCCCCTCCCGCACACCCCCTCGGCCTCAGCGCGGCGGAAGCTCGCTGGGGCCGACGTGGTTCTCCAGCCAGGCGTGCAGCGGCGCCGCCGCGTGCAGGAAGCCGGTGATCCGGCCGTACGCCCGCGCGGTGCCCAGCCAGGCCGCGGGCTCCCACTCCTGCCAGGCGACCAGGCCCCTGTGGCGCAGCAGTTCGATCCGCGGGTGGTCCTTGGCGGTGCCGCGCGGCGCGGTCTTCAGGCTGTCCCGCCCGACCACCTGCGGCCCGGCCGCCCGGACGCCGGCCACCACCCGCTCCAGCTCGGCCCCCGGCACGTCCTCGGCCACCGCGGCCCGGTAGCGCGCCAACTGGTCGCTCGCCAACCGGTAGTAGCCCAGCCCGCAGGCCAACCCGTCGGCGGACAGCTGCACGTAGCCGCCGGACTCCAGGTACCCGCCGATGTGCGTCTTGTACGGGGACCTGTCGGCCGAGAACCGGACGTCCCGGTGCGGCCGGAAGATCCTCCCCGGCCCGAACTCCGGCTCCAGCCGGGCCAGCAGCGCCTCCATCGGGGCCCGCACGACCTCGTCGTACACCGCGCGGTGCGCGGCCCAGAAGGTCTTCGAGTTGTCGGCCTCCAGGTGCTCGTAGAACTCCAGCGCCTCGGCCGGCCAGCCACGGAAATCGTTCACCCGGACAGTATTCACCCGCGTCCGGGCACCGCCGCCCGGCGGCGGGCTGACGCCGCGTCAAGTGTTAGGTTGCCAGGCGACCGCCGGGCGCACCGGGCGCGCGGGGAGCAGCTGGAGGCCGCCGATGACGCCCCGCACCACCACCGTCGCGATCGTCGGCGCCGGGCCCGCCGGGCTGGTCCTCGCGCACGCGCTGCGCCGGGCCGGGGTGGACGCGGCGGTGCACGAGCGGCTGTCCCGGGCCGAGCTGGAGGCCACCGCCCGGGCCGGGGTGCTGGAGCACCGGGTGGTCGAGTACCTGCGCGCGCTCGGCCTGGCCGACCGGCTGACCGCGGAGGGCGAGCGGCACGGCCGGTGCGAGATCAGCTGCCTGGGCGAGCGGGTGGTGGTCGACTACGGCGCGCTCTCCGGCGGGGTGCGGCACTGGGTGTACCCGCAGCAGCTGCTGGTGCGCGACCTGATCGCCGCCTACGAGCGCGACGGCGGCACGATCGCCTTCGGCTCGCCGGTCCTGGCGGTGGCGCCGGACCGCGCCGGACACCCGGTGCTGCGCACCGCCGGCGGCGAGCTGCGGGCCCGGTACGCGGTCGGCTGCGACGGCGCGCGCGGCGTGGTCGCCGCCGCCTTCCCGGACGGCGCGGCGGCGGGCCCGGAGCGGCGCTACCCGTACGACTGGCTGACGGTGCTGGCCCGGATCGACCGGCCGGTGGCCGCGGTGCGGTACGCGGTGCACGCGGACGGGTACGCCGGGATGATGCCGCGCACCGCCGACGTCGGGCGGTTCTACCTGGAGGTGCCCGCGGGGGAGCGGGTCGAGGGGTGGCCGCCGGACCGGATTCGGGCCGAGCTGGTCCGGCGCCTCGGCCTCGGCGGCGGCGACCCGCGGCCCGGGGAACTGCTGGAGACCGGGGTGCTGCGGATGCGCGGCCGGGTCGCCCGCCGGATGCGGCACGGGCGGCTGCTGCTGGCCGGGGACGCCGCGCACACCGTCACCCCGTCCGGCGCCAAGGGCCTCAACTCGGCGGTCGCCGACGCCGCCGACCTGGCCGGGGCGCTGCTGGCGGAGCTGCGCGCCGAGGGCGGCGAGGGCGGCGAGGGCGAGGACGGCGGGGCGGCGCTGGAGGGCTACCAGGAGCGCCGGCTGGCGGCGGCCTGGCGTACCCAGGAGTTCTCCGACCGGCTGCTCGACCTGCTCCACCTGCCCGCCGGGCTGCCGCCCGAACAGCGCGAGTTCGCGCTGCGGCTGCGGCTGGAGCGAATCCGCCGGATCGCCCGGCCCGGCCCGGAGGCGACCGAGTTCGCCCGGGCCTACGCGGGGGCCGGCGCGCTGCCCGTGGCGGACGTGTGGCCGCCGGCACAGCGCGCTGCCGTCGCCAGCTGCGCTACCGGTCGGTAGCATGCGGGCATGACCACCGCGGAGACCGCCACCACCACCGCGCCGGACGCCCGCGCCGAGCGCCGCGCCAAGCGCATTGCCAAGCACCTCAGCAGCTTCGCCGCGCAGCACGGCGGCAGTGCCGAGGGCGTCGTCGAGTACGTCGGCTCCATCGCCACCCGGATCGTCCTGGTCGGCGCCGACGGCACCTGGGGCGACCAGGTCGCGCCGAGCTACGCGATCGGCCTACGGGCCGCCGAGCTCGCCGGGCTCACCCTGCACGACGAGTTCGACGGCGAGCTGGGCCTCAAGGTGCGGACCGGCCCGTACGAGTGGAAGCGGATGGCGGGCATCCAGGTCTGACCGGCCGGGGCCGTCCGTCCGGGACGGGGATTCTCCACAGGAGCGCGGACGGCTGTCCGCGCTCCTGCGCGTTGCCGCTCCTGCGCGTGGCGTGGGGCCGGAGCGGCCGGTCCGGCGGCTGCTTCGGGCCGTTCCGGCGCGTCCCGGGCGGACGGGTCCCGGGCCGGGTGGGGGCGCGGGTCAGCCGACCAGTTCGGCGGCCGGTGCGCCGGCCTGCGCGGGCACGCCGGCCCGGCTGCGCAGCGCCAGCGGGACGCGCAGCGCGGCGGCCCAGATCAGCGCGGCGCCCAGCATGTGCAGGCCGACCATCAGCTCCGGCGCGTCCGTGAAGTACTGCACGAAGCCGAGCACGCCCTGGAGCAGCAGCAGGACGAACAGCTCCCGCACCCGGGCCCGGGCGGCCGGCGGGGCCTTGACCGCGGCGAACACCAGCAGCGCGGCCAGCGTCAGGCCGACCGAGAGGAACACCAGGTCGGCGTGGGCCTGGACCAGGCGGTCGTAGTCGACCGGGATGCGGTACACCGGCTTGCCGTCCTTGGCGGAGGCCCCCGGGTGGTGGCCCGCCCCGGTGACCAGCGTGCCGGCCAGCACCAGCAGGCCGATCACCGCCACCAGCACCCGGGCCAGCCGCCGGATCGGCTCGGCGACCAGGGCGCGCGGCCGGCCGTCGCCCTCCCCGGCGCGCTCCCAGGACAGCACCGCGACCCAGACCAGGCCCATCGCGGCCACCATGTGCGCCGCCACGATGTACGGGTTCAGGCCGGTGAGGACGGTGATGCCGCCCAGTACCGAGTTGCTCATCACCATCCAGAACTGGGCCCAGCCGAGCCTGGTCAGCGGGCGCCGCCACGGCTTGGCGCAGCGGGCCGCCAGGATGAACCAGCCGACCGCCGCGCACAGCACGTAGGTGAGCATCCGGTTGGCGAACTCGATGACGCCGTGCAGGCCCATCTCGGGCGTCGGCGTCAGGCTCTCGCCGGTGCAGCGCGGCCAGGTGGTGCAGCCCAGGCCGGAGGCGGTCAGCCGGACGGCGCCGCCGGTCACCACGATCACCACGCTCATCACCAGCGCGGTCAGCGCCGCCCGGCGGACGGTCCGGGTGGTCGGGTGCCAGCGGTCGGCGAGGAGGGAGAGCGGGTTGGTCACCGGACCATCGTAGGCGGGCTTACGCGGCGCCCCGGCCCCGGGAGAACGGTGCCGCGCGTCACTCCCGGCGGCCGGTGGCGGGCGTCACTCCCAGCGGAAGAACCGGGCCGCGGCGGCCAGGCCCAGCACCGACCAGCCGGCCAGCACGCCGAGGTCGGACCAGGGCACGCCGCCGCCGAGCTGGAGGACCGAGCGCAGGCCGTCGGAGAGCGCCGAGATCGGCAGCAGCTCCAGCACCGGGCGCACCGCGTCCGGGAACTTCGACAGCGGGACGACCACGCCGCCGGCCAGCAGCAGCAGGACGAACACCAGGTTGGCGCCGGCCAGCGTGGCCTCCGCCCGCAGGGTGCCGGCCATCAGCAGGCCCAGGCCGGAGAACGCGGCGGTGCCCAGCACCAGCAGGAGCAGCACCGCCAGCGGGCTCCCGTGCGGGGACCAGCCCAGCGCCAGCGCGATCGTGGACAGCAGCAGCACCTGGAGCAGCTCGGTGACCAGCACGCAGCCGGTCTTCGCGGTCAGCAGCGCCCAGCGCGGCAGCGGGGTGGCGCCCAGCCGCTTGAGCACGCCGTAGCGGCGCTCGAAGCCGGTGGCGATGGCCTGCCCGGTGAACGCGGTGGACATCACCGCCAGCGCCAGCAGGCCCGGGGCCAGGAAGTCGACCCGCTTGCCCGGGCCGTCCACGGCGACCACGTCGACCGCGGAGAACAGCACCAGCAGCACGGTCGGGATGACCACGGTGAGCAGCAGCTGCTCGCCGTTGCGCAGCAGCATCCTGGTCTCCAGGGCGGTCTGCGCGAGCAGCATCCGGCCGACCGGGGCGGCGCCCGGGCGGGGGGTGAGGTCGGTGGCGGTCATCGCAGGTCACGTCCGGTCAGGTCGAGGAAGACGTCTTCGAGGCTGCGGCGCTGGACCGCGAGCTTGTCGGGCATCACCCCGGCCGCGGCGCACCAGCCGGTGACGGCGGCGAGCAGGGCGGCGTCGAGCTCGGCCTCGACCCGGTAGGAGCCGGGGGCGGGTTCGGTGACGGCGGCGCGGTCGGGCAGCACCTTGCGCAGCGCGGCCAGGTCGAGGCCGGGCGGGCCGTCGAAGCGCAGCCGGGCGTCGGCGCCGCGCAGCTCGTCGGGGGAGCCCTGGGCGATCACCCGGCCGCGGTCGACGATCGCGACGTCGTCGGCGAGCTGCTCGGCCTCGTCCATCCGGTGGGTGGTGAGGACGACGGTGGCGCCGGCCGCGCGCAGCTCGGTGACCAGCTCCCAGGTGGCGCGCCGGGCCTGCGGGTCGAGGCCGGCGGTGGGCTCGTCCAGGAAGACCAGCTCGGGGCGGCCGACCACGGCCATCGCCAGGGCCAGGCGCTGCTGCTGGCCGCCGGAGAGCCGGCGGTAGGGGGTGCGGCCGCAGGAGTCGAGGCCCAGGCGCTCGGCGAGCGGGCCGACGGGCAGCGGGTCCGCGTACAGCGCGGCGGTGTGCCGGAGCATTTCGAGGGCGCGCGCCCCGGCGTACACGCCCCCCGATTGGAGCATCACGCCGATCCGCGGCTTGAGCCGCCCGGCCTGCGCCACCGGGTCCAGCCCCAGCACCCGGACCGTGCCCGCGTCGGGGCGGCGGTAGCCCTCGCAGGTCTCGATCGTGGTGGTCTTGCCGGCCCCGTTGGGGCCCAGCACCGCCGTGACGGTACCGCGGGCGATGGCCAGGCTCAGCCCGTCCACGGCGGTCTTGTCGCCGTACCGCTTGACCAGTCCGGTCACCTCGACGGCGGGGTCTGCATGCATAGCGGCGAGTCTAGGAGCAGCTCACGGCCCCTTTCAGGTAAGGCTTGCCTTTCGTGATGGACGACACCGGTGAGGCGTGGGTCACGG
This is a stretch of genomic DNA from Kitasatospora fiedleri. It encodes these proteins:
- a CDS encoding FAD-dependent monooxygenase, coding for MTPRTTTVAIVGAGPAGLVLAHALRRAGVDAAVHERLSRAELEATARAGVLEHRVVEYLRALGLADRLTAEGERHGRCEISCLGERVVVDYGALSGGVRHWVYPQQLLVRDLIAAYERDGGTIAFGSPVLAVAPDRAGHPVLRTAGGELRARYAVGCDGARGVVAAAFPDGAAAGPERRYPYDWLTVLARIDRPVAAVRYAVHADGYAGMMPRTADVGRFYLEVPAGERVEGWPPDRIRAELVRRLGLGGGDPRPGELLETGVLRMRGRVARRMRHGRLLLAGDAAHTVTPSGAKGLNSAVADAADLAGALLAELRAEGGEGGEGEDGGAALEGYQERRLAAAWRTQEFSDRLLDLLHLPAGLPPEQREFALRLRLERIRRIARPGPEATEFARAYAGAGALPVADVWPPAQRAAVASCATGR
- a CDS encoding DUF2461 domain-containing protein, yielding MNDFRGWPAEALEFYEHLEADNSKTFWAAHRAVYDEVVRAPMEALLARLEPEFGPGRIFRPHRDVRFSADRSPYKTHIGGYLESGGYVQLSADGLACGLGYYRLASDQLARYRAAVAEDVPGAELERVVAGVRAAGPQVVGRDSLKTAPRGTAKDHPRIELLRHRGLVAWQEWEPAAWLGTARAYGRITGFLHAAAPLHAWLENHVGPSELPPR
- a CDS encoding heme o synthase: MTAVESRPAGVVVGTRTAPRPFGARVGAFVALTKPRIIELLLISTVPVMFLAQGGVPNLWRVLAVVVGGYLSAGGANALNMYIDRDIDAVMSRTERRPIVTGMVSPREALVFGVVLAAVSTLWLGLLVNWLSSALALGALLFYVFVYTLGLKRRTSQNVVWGGIAGCMPVLVGWSSVTDSLSWAAVVLFLVVFFWTPPHTWVLMMKVRDDYAKAGVPMLPVIRGNIGVARQVVAYSWVMVATSLLLWPAAHTSWLYPATAAVLGALWMKEAYALQSRAKAGIVGAKLKEMRLFHWSITYLTLLFLVVAVDPFVG
- a CDS encoding ABC transporter ATP-binding protein, giving the protein MHADPAVEVTGLVKRYGDKTAVDGLSLAIARGTVTAVLGPNGAGKTTTIETCEGYRRPDAGTVRVLGLDPVAQAGRLKPRIGVMLQSGGVYAGARALEMLRHTAALYADPLPVGPLAERLGLDSCGRTPYRRLSGGQQQRLALAMAVVGRPELVFLDEPTAGLDPQARRATWELVTELRAAGATVVLTTHRMDEAEQLADDVAIVDRGRVIAQGSPDELRGADARLRFDGPPGLDLAALRKVLPDRAAVTEPAPGSYRVEAELDAALLAAVTGWCAAAGVMPDKLAVQRRSLEDVFLDLTGRDLR
- a CDS encoding ABC transporter permease: MTATDLTPRPGAAPVGRMLLAQTALETRMLLRNGEQLLLTVVIPTVLLVLFSAVDVVAVDGPGKRVDFLAPGLLALAVMSTAFTGQAIATGFERRYGVLKRLGATPLPRWALLTAKTGCVLVTELLQVLLLSTIALALGWSPHGSPLAVLLLLVLGTAAFSGLGLLMAGTLRAEATLAGANLVFVLLLLAGGVVVPLSKFPDAVRPVLELLPISALSDGLRSVLQLGGGVPWSDLGVLAGWSVLGLAAAARFFRWE
- a CDS encoding COX15/CtaA family protein, with amino-acid sequence MTNPLSLLADRWHPTTRTVRRAALTALVMSVVIVVTGGAVRLTASGLGCTTWPRCTGESLTPTPEMGLHGVIEFANRMLTYVLCAAVGWFILAARCAKPWRRPLTRLGWAQFWMVMSNSVLGGITVLTGLNPYIVAAHMVAAMGLVWVAVLSWERAGEGDGRPRALVAEPIRRLARVLVAVIGLLVLAGTLVTGAGHHPGASAKDGKPVYRIPVDYDRLVQAHADLVFLSVGLTLAALLVFAAVKAPPAARARVRELFVLLLLQGVLGFVQYFTDAPELMVGLHMLGAALIWAAALRVPLALRSRAGVPAQAGAPAAELVG